The genomic stretch AAATGCGTATATTGAGGAAAGACAAATGCAAACACAGTTTATTGTTTATATTAGTTGacacataaaaataaaacatcAATCAGTTCAGGTGTATTATCATATATATATTGGGATTAACAATTACCTCGACTTGGTCCAGAAGAAACTTGATGTACCCAATCGCCTCCATTAACACTGAAGCTGTGTCTGTCTGCATGTGTATATGCCCATTTGGATTCAcccatttttaaaaaataaacaaaaaattgcAACAGAACGTAAAGAAAGAAAGTCAGCTGTTCTTACAAAATATATGCTTCACTAAATCTTACTCCATCTCCATGTCACATAAAAGAATCAAACATAAATGCTAATTTCAAATTCTTCCCTCACTCAAATGCAGTTCTACTGCCATAGTTCTTATGAATTCCATTGGTAAGTACTCGGAAAGGAAAAGTAAACTCACTTCAGGAACATAGTTTTACAGTCTGTAGTTCACATATATTTCTTCAACTATCTTGAGGTCTATACACAGACGACTACAATGAATAATTAGCTATCTTGTGCCTCCAATCTTAGAGGGCATGTAGATATTTTGGAAGATTGAAAGGCCTAAGGACATAATATAAATGACGCGCTGAAAGACACATCGTAACTAGGCTTGAAAGGAATGCTTCTTCTGaataatacaacaacaacaataaccgccattgaactctatcttctattatattatcatatatatttaaataaattttatcttattttattattactaatccATTCTTTTTTTATCTTCTTTTTCCTAATTTGATATGTATATTTATTCTTCTGAATAATATGAAGAAGAAATTGGACATGATTTGATGATTATAATCGATAATATTgtcttttaagtaaaaaataataaatagagtGTTTTTGTATTTAATCATTAATTTACCTTGCCAAACGGTGCCACCAGCTGCTGCAATGCTGCTATTCTGTCTCCCAGTTTCTCCTTTcgaacctttttttttttgaaaaagaaaagattaaaataaTCAAAGatgaaaccaaaagaaaaagaaaaagaaaaagaaaaaaaaactcaaaaatgcATCTGTGCTTCAACTCTATGTCAGTCATTTTCCTCCAAGTTCCTTTGTATATATGCACACACATACCTttaaaggagagaaaggagagcgCTGGTCAAACCGAGGCTTTCTGAGTGGTGGTGTTTGAGATGGTCTTCGTTCCCAGGTAGAATTGCATGCTCTGTTTTCTTCTGTTATCCCACTGATCAAAGAGTGCATCTTCAAAGTATGCAGCAGTTAGAGAAagaagttagcaagcaaactaaAGAGCAACAATGACTTTctctcatgttttttttttgtcatcaCTGTTACTTTATCAAAAGATATGTCATTCAGTAAAGCTGAAAAGAGATGTACTCTATTTCCATTGGTACTATAGGTCCTGAAACTAACAGTGAAATCGAAACATTGAGCTTAGGAGAAATTGTAACTAGATGAGGGAAAAGTAAATGCTAAATAAGAGTTAGAAAGCCATTGCCGTTGGCTGATCATGTTATTTTACCCATAATATATATCAGTGAAACTTTATGAATGGTCAAAAAATGATCATTTTGAACTTTATGAATCTTAATATATTTCTTTCGTACTTTTATAATTAACAGATGTCATGTAAGAaggttatttttatttaaaatttataaaatgtttgacagttaattttaataaatctaaaaatatcAAATAGGGTAACTACTGTTCGAGTGTCTGCTTTTGTTTAAAGAAAGGATCAAGATGTGAGTTTGAGATACTACCTTCAATCGAATTCTGCTTGAAAATTTTGCTAAATCTCTAGCAATTGAGCTGAGCTGGATACATAATGTTCTAAAGGAGAGCATGTACCCACCTTTTGGTGGACGAGGAAGGAACCCGGAATTGATTCCTGCGGATGGTGGTCAAGACCAGAAGCCAACTGTTCCAGCGCGGGAAGAACCATATCCAAGGAAGACCACCCCAGTGCTGGAGTTGCCGGCGTCATGTAGTTGTAGACATCGAAGCTCAAGCCTTCCGACAAGTTTCCCGGCAACGGCTGAAGGCCCAACTCTTCTTTCACCTTCTCTAGGTTGAGTTGGCGTGAATGTTCTTCATGGGGCAGCTGGTTCATAACTACTGGTTCCTTGTTGACAAGCCAGTACTGAAATCCTAGCTCTTGAATAACTTGCGAGCTTATAAGTGATGCCTCATGGTTTAAGCCCCGATCTCTTTGGTTGGATGACAACTCTCCGCCATTGGCATTTGATAGGGCGTCACTCCAGTTCCTGCATAAAATTTTAGTCCGCCATCCAATTAGTATTACAATTAAAGCTGTTCGTGAAAGAACGGAGGAATTGAAGTGGAAAAGTAGAGATTTCAATTCCAACACTTACAGTAGTATCTTGTTGCTCGCAAGATCGTAGAAATCCGGAGCTGTGGCTAAGGAAGGGAGACTATGAAGCTCTTCATGGTAGTAGTGATCAAGATTTGGATACCCCATCATGGTGCTTCAAAAGCTTGAAAtttccaagaagaagaagaaaaaaagaggcAAAGAAGACTTAAAAGAATCTTAAGCACATAAATCTACTTCATCACTTTCCTCTTTAGGCATCAACCCCATGGAGGTTCTTGAATCATCAAAAGACAGATCGAGGTGAAAAAGAGGGAGATCATCTATCATTTATCGGATgctctttctctcctctctcaCACTCCGTGGCGTGGCTCTTTCCTTTACAGAGGACTTTCTGCAGCTCTGAAATTAAAGAGAAGAAATGATGTTCTTACACAGGGACATATATATGATTGCACTCTTCTCTGTCAGATAACCAGTGTGCCTTCTATATGGCAAGGCTTCAAGGTGTCCAGGTGATCTATCCTTCTCACACACATGCAGATTATATATGTCAGTCAGGTCTTCTAATGGTACGAATCTCGTGTAGAAATTTTTTGGCAATGTAAGAAAAGATTAATTACTTGAAAGTGTTGCAAACATAATAATCTGTAGCCGAAGATTTACAGGAAATTAACTGAatctaaatactcgaattaaattcaactcacagTTAAAATgatctgagcagataatctcaggctgtcagCAGGGGCTGATTTTCTGACCTCAAAGTCTGAGCAATCAAAGCGTCCGAGCAGACTGAAGGATAGACAGGCAGAGCGGGAGACCGGTCGGGCAGATCAGAAGGGCGAGTGGCCGACCCAGCAGATGAAGAGTCCAACCGAGCGGACAAACAGAGCAGCGGACCGAGGCACCGAGCGGACAAACAGAGCAGCGGATCGAGGCCTGCGatcgacgcagtttccttgaaacagattcgtcccacctccggctgtgcttcgaggttttatCGAATCGTCTGTTTCCCAGAATACAATGGCAAAACCACGAACGCAACCAAAcactggttgttcgtggcgaactaagaatgcacctgagtgctatcacaagtagtttagccgagcggatgcacgactgagagaaaagaatagGGGAACGAAGGTGGATGCACATCTCAGTATTAATGTCGCCATTAATactgagacgttacgaaatcacGATTAATGAGTTTATTGCCGCCATTAATAtcgagacgttacagaatcaacattaatttcatattaatgcttccattacatccttgagcaggattcaagtggcaatatgttggttcattcttttgggtaaattttacctcaaccggtccggcattcgacaTGCGTAAGTCGTGCTCGTgcacgagtcaaccttggttcagtacaatccgggccctggatttgcacccacccctgcgcactcacgcgtgagagagtctctccccatgcatatgtttacaacgtcaatgcatgtgtcataatttaaaccaacaataaagtcaagagacttctaatgtgggactaaacccatgcacaatagagtctcttcatgtccacctctttattccattcacatttccaataatcccccacatgaatggaaaacaggatatgtgatagcattcaacagttgagtcaaatataagataggtaggttttaccctttgaaccctcCCTTGTGAAGATATGGTTGCTTACtagctgatagtagacacgatgtcttTGAACTATACTGCCGTCTATGTAAGCAGTgataaatctcacccaagactctccctgatacaactcagttctcatgagtgtgttcgttcttggccatgaacacgcctggttctgtaagaagctctaagaattgtgcctccaattctcttcgaaacgaccccacttctttctcacataggtgatccctcaagagttatcATCTACTCgttttgatcattaaaagcccatcggcttatcctggtctagtcactgtttcattgggctccccccccacagtgtgtctagtcagtgcagattagttgtccctttgaacatagtttttgggatctccagtcagcataggttgggtgtcctctgcactgatcgctgacaacggcatcaagcccattcctcttgatgagcttgcaactaactctcgatttaaccctttggttagcagatccgctaggttatcctttgacttcacataatcAACAGTGATAAttccagttgagagtagttgtctaatggtattatgtctacgacgtatatgtctagacttaccattatacagatggctctgtgcccaaccgattgctgattgactatcgcaatgtatgcaaatcgctggcacaagtttcggccatagaggaatatcttctaagaattatcgtagtcattcagcctcttcaccgcacttgtcaagagctacaaactcagattccatcgtggatctggttattacggtttgcttagaagatttccaggaaatggttgcacctgctagagtgaagacatatccactcgtagacttagagtcttttatgtcaaatATTCAACTTGCATCGCTATATCCTTCGATCACAACAGGATATCTCgtgtagtgcagtccatattcacgagtatacctcaagtacctcagtactcttgttatccctttccagtgctcaacaccgggattactcgtgtatctactcagtttgcttattGCGTAGACCAAGTCTGGTcaagtacaactcatcaagtacattagacttccaatcactcgagagtactctatctgtgagatactttcacctcgattttttgaaagatgttgactcgtatctatcggtgtttgtgccaacgcagtatcacccttggtgaatttctcaagaatcttgtccacgtaatgggactgactaagaacaagtccttctgtcgttctaagaattttaattcctagaatcacatcagctaggcccatgtctttcatgtcaaatcttgagttcaacatatctttagtggatttgattatcttatcattgctcccaatgataagtatgtcatctacatagaggcacaagatgacatagtcactctctgtggctctcatgtagacacatttatcacattcattgatcttgaatccatattccttcatggcattatcgaatttctcatgccactgctttggtgcttgtttcaagccatataatgacttcatcaatctacagaccttgttttCTGTCTTGGCaaagaaaacccctcaggttggtccatgtagatttcctcttctaaatccccgtttagaaaggctgtctttacatccatttgatgtacttcgagattccatagagcagcaatagccaacaatactctaatggaagttattctcgatactgGAGAGTATGCATCGAAGTAGTCAAGgacttcttgttgtcggtatcctttaatTACTAATCTgaccttgtatttatcgattgtgtcatctgatttcattttcttcttgaagatccacttgcaacctagtggtttacttcccggaggaagatccacaagttcccaagtgtgattttgcaagatagattctatctcagatgcaattgcctctttccagtgaggtccatcagaagagcctacaactTTTGAGTAACTTCGGAGCTCACTCTCcaatatgaaagtgataaaatccaatccataggatttttctacccgagctcttttgctccgtctaggctcaacctccacgggttcctcgtcatcatcatcatcttcttctccttgtatttcggttgcccgttttgaggagctagcatcctcacgggtcttatacggaaacacatgctcgaagaaagaggcatttctcgattcgattatcgagttcttgtgtatctccggtacgtgtgactcatacacacaaaatcgataagcactgctgttatgtgcatatccaataaatatgcaatcaacagtctttggtcttatcttaatccttttcggatcaggtaccagcactttggcaagacacccccacattcgtaaatatttgtaggatggttgtcttccattccacaactcataaggggtcttatctattttcttccggggcaccttatttaaaaggtaattagctgttaacacagcttccccccacatggactctggcaatccagagcttaatagaagagcattcatcatctccttaagagttcgattctttcgctcagcaacttcGTTTTGCTGAGGAGATATGGAGTtgttgtttcatgtctgatcacatgttcagcacacaactcagcgaatggtgacacatattcaccgcctcggtcacttcgaatcaccttaattttcctattaagttggttttcaacctcattcttatagagagcaaatttctctatagcttcatccttacttttgagaagatacacataacaatattttgtgttatcatctataaaagtgatgaagtatttattaccatcacgtgttggtgtaccttttaggtcgcacacatcagtgtggattaggttaAGTGGTTTATtatttctttcaatatgttgaaaggatgaccttgtcattttcgcttcaacacaaatctcatacttgtgttttgggtcaaggtggaatgtaggtatgctttgcatgtttattaatctatgcaacacatcgtagttaacatgttctagtctaccatgccacaaatacgaagactcaagcatataagtggaagaactttcatttttatttatcttgggcctaatgaccattacattgagcttaaacatcccatcagatacatagcctcttcctacaaacattccatttttggacaatacaactctgtctgactcaaaaacaatgcgaaagccatgcttgcttaacagtgatccggacactagattcttccgaatctccggaacatacagcacattgttcagagtgaggtccttgctcgaggtcatcttcaacaccacctttccttggcccatgatgttcgAGGCTGCTGAGTTTCCCATGAatagtttgtctccagtgacttcctcgaagttgtggagcagctccttgttgcagcacacatgtctggtggctccagtatcgatccaccattgtcgcggGATTGAACCAatcaggttcaactcagagaccacagcgcagaggtcgttcatttctggtccctcgttcaagttggcctcttgcttcttcttcagctttctgcactccgaagatttgtgacccactttgtcacagttgaagcacttcccagagaacttcttcttgctgatgcctcctctgggtcccatcttggaagacttggtgTTCTTCTGCTTCAAGCTTTGACCgagctcgaccacgttggctttcacagtagcctgagagaacagtttcctctctgaactcttgttgtcttcttcgatgcaaagtcgaacaatgagttcctccacattcatctccttccacttgtgcttcaggtagttcttgaagtccttccaaccGGGAGGCagtttctcaatgatagcagccacctagAAGGTtttactcagaaccatcccttctgagtggatctcgtgcaagatcacctgaagctcctggacttggctgatcaccgtcttggagtcaaccatcttgtagtccaggaatcagcccacgatgaacttctttgcccctgcattctccgtcttgtatttcttgtccagggactcccacagctccttagctgttctcttcatgctatacacagcgtacaacgagtaggcaaggcagttgaggatatagtttcggcaaaggaactcagaataaatccatgcctccactgtactgatggtttgTGCATTAGCATCCTCAGTGCGCTTGGGAGGGTCATtgatcaagaaccgagccagattgagcgtggtcaggtagaagagcatcttctgctgccacctcttgaagttcagtccactgaacttttctggcttttccccatgactgattggcacagttccaatcggggcggagggggcctgcacgtgttgagtctgttgcacctcaacatttcattccgtggccatctcaacagaatcgagtctgtttcaagattgttgcaaaccaaacaatctgtagccggagatttacaggaaattagctgaatctaaatactcgaattaaattcaactcacagttaagatgacttgagcagataatctcaggctgccagcaggggctggttttctGACCTCAGAGTCTGAGCAATCAAAGCGTCCGAGCAGACTGAAGGATAGACAGGCAGAGCGGGGGACCTGTCGGGCAGATCAGAAGGGCGAGTGGCTGACCCAGCGGATGAAGAGTCCAACCGAGCGGACAAACAGAGTAGCGGACCAAGGCCTGCGATCGacgcaatttccttgaaacagattcgtcccacctccggctgtgcttcgaggttttctcgaatcgtctatttcccaggatacaatggcaaaaccacgaacgcaaccaagcactggttgttcgtggcgaactgagaataCACATGAGTGCTATCACAAGTAGTTTAGCcgagcggatgcacgactgagagaaaagaatcggggaacgaaggtggaggaattctcttgctttcgctttctcaagatccagcctccttatataggagctctcatcttgcctgcaataaatgatcaaattatgatcatttaatgctgagtttaatttcgtcattaatgggtttaatatcttcattaatgtcgagaccttatagaatcattattaatgagattaatATCGCCATTAATACTTAGACGTTACAAAATCACGATTAATGAGTTTATTGccgccattaatgtcgagacgttacgaaatcaacattaatttcacattaatgcttccattacaCCCTTGAGCAGGATTTAAGTGGCaatatgttggttcattcttttgggtaaattttacctcaACCGGTCTGGCATTCGACATGCGCAAGTCGTGCTCAcgcacgagtcaaccttggttcagtacaatccgggccctggatttgcacccacccctgtgtactcacgcgtgagagagtctctccccatgcatatgtttacaacgtCAATGTATgtatcataatttaaaccaacaataaagccaagagacttctaatgtgggactaaactcatgCATAATAGAGTCTCTTCATCTCcatctctttattccattcacatttccaacagaaagaaagcttaatttcattatCTTACTTGAATCCAATTCTTCTTTCTTGATAGTTAGTCCTCTGATATAGATCTCATACATTTATATGGCAAATGAGGTGGACCCCCTTAGTCGGGTCAAAGTCCAGGAGGTCGGCTAACATGGTGGTTAAAGTCAAGGAAGGatgtgtaggtgcagcggaggccggcaagaggggggtgaattacttctgaaaaaattaaaacgataccctcctcggatctttcaactcaaaagtaaagcaactataataaaattaatagcagaaataaaaggagacagaaattaacctggttacaaccaagagggttgttaatccagggcagtaagaaaagcgcagtaagaaaacttctttgctgaaggcggagaaatctTTTACATACTTAAaatgctcactagttgctagaaaGGACTAcataattgattgcttgagttgttgttgaattcctagttccaggggcttttaaatagcctctggaaatctgatctcgaaggtccagggcgcctccaacaggggtccaaggtgcctccatcgagtgggtggataaaactttatccaaaagcttAATGTTCAAATTTGctgggtccgaggcgccttcaacaagggttgaaggcgccctcaagctggaggcgcctccaagcctgatggaggcgcctccaagctggctggcagcttttctagcttggttgcttctttgcttcgtcttccgaagtctcgttcttttgggtgattctggccaaccgaaatagggctcacccgaacccaatttccggccttctcctcgagcagtcttttgtctggcttctcatccct from Zingiber officinale cultivar Zhangliang chromosome 5B, Zo_v1.1, whole genome shotgun sequence encodes the following:
- the LOC121987826 gene encoding transcription factor bHLH110-like; translated protein: MMGYPNLDHYYHEELHSLPSLATAPDFYDLASNKILLNWSDALSNANGGELSSNQRDRGLNHEASLISSQVIQELGFQYWLVNKEPVVMNQLPHEEHSRQLNLEKVKEELGLQPLPGNLSEGLSFDVYNYMTPATPALGWSSLDMVLPALEQLASGLDHHPQESIPGSFLVHQKMHSLISGITEENRACNSTWERRPSQTPPLRKPRFDQRSPFSPLKVRKEKLGDRIAALQQLVAPFGKTDTASVLMEAIGYIKFLLDQVEKLCGRYMKLSGNKRSRTALQEASNLESLGPKQDLRSRGLCLVPLSCTSYMTSEQGVWPPSNYGGTD